TGTGAGCAGACGCGCTATCGCTATGAGTTGGCGATGGAGATGTGTATGGAGATAGCAGAGACGGATGCGTCTTTGTTGCAACGACGATATGATCTGGAAGTGGTATCTGAAGCAGAGAAGTGAGTAATGCATAAATTGTAGATCGAGTACCTGCTTAAAAACGGCATCCAAATAGGGATTAACACCCCTTTAGATGCCGTTTGTTTTGCTTCCAGAGTGGGCGACAGATTGTTAGTAATGGGAGGAATATATCACTCAAAAATCCGGCCTCAATAAATGGCCACTCATTGGACAGCACCCCTCGCTCTTAGACGTACAAAAGCGCGCGCACCGCGTGGCGAATAGCGAATTGCCCGTCAACATCAGTGGAGAAACTGGCACCGGCAAGGAATTGCTCGCCCGATATATCCACGGCATTAGCCACCGCAACAGGGGACCATTTGTAACCGTTGACTGCGGCCTGCTTTCCTCTGAAGTGGCGCGCAGCGAATTATTTGGATATGTTCGCGGTGCCTTTACGGGCGCCAGTGAAACGCGCCTCGGACTGGTTGAATCTGCCCGAGGAGGTACGCTATTCCTCGACGAAATAGGCGAATTGCCAGCCAACCTTCAGTTGCAACTGCTTCGCCTGGTACAGGAACAGGAATTTCGCCGCGTAGGCGAAGCATCCATGCGCCGATCCAACGTGCGCCTGATCACTGCGACACACTGTAACCTGCGAAAAATGGTGCGAAAAAAGACATTCCGAGAAGACCTCTTTTATCGCTTAAACGTCGTACCGCTACAATTGTCACCCCTGCGGAAGCGACTGAGCGACTTGCCACTTTTGGTCGCACATTTTTGCCAGGAAATGAAAGAATACAATCGCGCGTTTTCCCCCGAAGTAATTCAAAGAATGTCACACTATGCATGGCCCGGTAATGTTCGGGAACTACAACACGAAGTCGCCCGATTGATAGTCATGTCCGAAGGTAAAATTATCCGCGTATCCGATCTGCGCCCACGCATTCGAGGATCCAAACCCGAAGTCGATGTATTTGACCTGCCGTTTAAGGAAGCCAGACAACTGGCGAATAGCCGGTTTATGCGGGAGTATCTCGACAGAGCT
This genomic interval from Gemmatimonadota bacterium contains the following:
- a CDS encoding sigma-54 dependent transcriptional regulator codes for the protein MGQHPSLLDVQKRAHRVANSELPVNISGETGTGKELLARYIHGISHRNRGPFVTVDCGLLSSEVARSELFGYVRGAFTGASETRLGLVESARGGTLFLDEIGELPANLQLQLLRLVQEQEFRRVGEASMRRSNVRLITATHCNLRKMVRKKTFREDLFYRLNVVPLQLSPLRKRLSDLPLLVAHFCQEMKEYNRAFSPEVIQRMSHYAWPGNVRELQHEVARLIVMSEGKIIRVSDLRPRIRGSKPEVDVFDLPFKEARQLANSRFMREYLDRALQRTQGNVTQAAQQCGIGRQYFQLRMSEHGLKSASYKQK